The sequence TTCCGAatcattcaattatttttttgcaTGCTTTGTTTTCCAAAtagcaaacaaagaaaaaaaacacagagcAAAATCAAAAAGTAATGTCGAAGTGATGgcagaaaaacaaataatttcatAGCAACTGACTAATTTATTGACCATGGTTAATCGACTCTCATAGTTACCTTGACAACCTCCGGTGAGCTCCTTGACCGTCTGCTGATCACAGTCCATCCCAAGACATCGCCTCCATTCTTCCTCGCGACCTGTGACCCTGTTGCATAGACCTCTGACTTGTGACATTTGACCCCGGCACTGCCTCCATCTCGACTGCTTGCCTACACCGCACGACACATTGCAGTGACCCCATTCCATCCAGAATGGACCCGGGTCAACACGAGCGCGCTCAACAGTCTCGAGTCCTCGAAAAAGCTGATTCGATCCGTGATCATCAAAGCCCAAGCCGTGGTAATGGTAATTGCCAAGGTCATTGGTCCTGCCGATGACTGGAGCGCCGAAATCATGTCGAGCTTCGAATCCCGTGGCCAGTGCGTTCAGTTCGTTCTCGAGATTGTTGTCGTCGAAGTGATTGAGGTCAGCATCAGAAATTCTCGGGTTGCCAATTCGCCCGAGATCCAAATTTATGGTTCGCCTGGAACCAGCGCTCAGCACCCTTAACTGGTTCCCACCGCCGTAAGAATCGGCGTTTAGGAATTGTCCCCTCGGTTTTCCGTCTGCTAAATTCTCGGTTCGATATTGTCCGATTAGAGAGTTGCTGTAGTCTCCGTTTACAGAATTAATGTTACGATCTACGGCCCGACCGATGTAATCTCGCCGACGGACTCGGGCGTCCCGTGGTTGACTCTCACGATGTGATGGGATCGGCTGGGGTACGTCCGCGTCTTTTGTGTCATTGTTTCCTTTTCCTGACGAATAAATAATCCGTGCATAAATTATACGGAATGAAATTATCacgtatatgtgaccgtgcatcacaaaacgaacaaaaagtcgcacaccttgattttacgcgaggactcaagaaaggtgaaatgggtgaaccgggtcaattttgagttttccatattttctgaaagagctatctttcttctacacTATTCATGAGTTTTGGATCATAGATTGAAGGGGAAAGTGGGTTTTTAGCAGTTTTgctacaaccccttttttggTAGAGTATTGTGATCAGGTTTTCCTTTCAGAGGCCCctttcatttcctgaaaatcctttgcaccctcttcactttcaactctaataacttttgaaaggaaaatgctATTGCTCTGAAAGTTGACACTTTATCATGGTCAGAATGTGGTAATAAaccatgcttaatttcagcttaatctgataatcccttaatTGTTGGTACTACAGTAGTTAACATCatgttttgtcccattcatggcacaggtagcacggcttaattaagcacttgaatagacccttacTTCGGAGCCTCTTTCCTCAGtgcacactttccagagtgtgtgctttctttccagtatttatataggttagggaatccatttgaattgagttatactagtacatcattttaaagcttagagtacatgtatgttctttcagaatctgcccttaggccaaaaaaaaaaaaaaaaaaaaaatgttgcattggcgtaacccgcccgaccctaaaaattccgccgaccccatgtttttttattatttttttttgctatcgatatcaaatatcttgttgattgtgatcgcgatcgcacaaacccggaagtggaaacggctctggggatatcggatgtacgagggagagatctagcgcctcacacataagccttccttgatcagtacgtcatctgtttccaacacggacacgtactctaacaatacgtagcattcagactgcgatgtattgtgcacagttttgccataggtttcttgtgtaaagaacttacacgaatctgtatatgtgggactgtaatagagatcgccgtgtgcgatgaaaagatcatacatatgggtcaatttgcatataTCTTATCTaggtcaaaatagtaaaatatgaagtgaaaacattcaggatagggatttcaacatctttaaattctgtgaaggggtataattccagtaatatcggcctcataaatgatttgtagaatagatgaacacagcacattcggtgtagcagttgtaactgtttactgagctgagcacgagttttacacgtaaaatgcaagtagcaaaaaaagaaaaaaaaaaaaaatccgcccgaccgaccctatttgaaaatctcatgttacgccaatgcaacaattttttttttttttggccttacctAAAAacccatgtctggtgactttttgtttgttttgtggtgcactttatacataaacctgtgctttgtaacatatacatgacttgttgtatatccatagtacggttcataattgtgcccttgtaaatagtgtatatatggtgtttttgttattctactcagccttatctttgatattattttgtctgtaatctgtagggggactacatttaacaagcagtgcttctaagtagtcccctccacatttgtacatggtgtgattttatctcagaatatcacgatattttatatatacatgtaatatactctgtatagtattgatattatatccaccatgtgttataccctgtatattttatcatataatgtccactatgtggaatatgaataaatttcaaatttcaaatttcaaatttcagggtcatatatatatatatatatatatatagtatatgcGTAGTTTTGAGAGTGGGCACTGAACAACAGGTCATGCAGTGAAGATATCCTCTGTAATGCTGAAACTAATTATGCAACACTGAAGTTTGGCGGAGGAGTGACATATGGGTATACactatgtgacgatgtgagatcctcggcgagggagcgaagcgaccgaggggaagggggagggtgtgggagggggtatccccctcccacggtagggtttttttgaaaaaaaaaaaaaacagagtacaaaagtcgcgtttatagagcatttaaaaacaatttgtaggacattaaacatagtgaaagaaaaaatcagtgcgaaggactatccTTAAAACACACGGGGGTACATGACGGCGTGAAACCCTCGGCGAGGAAGCCgcaagcgaccgagcggggggagggtgtgggaaggggtatTCCCCTCTCACGGTAGGGACGTGTCCCGCCCCCTCCCACGGGTagggaatttttgtaaaaacagattACAAAAGTCGTGTTTATAGAGCATTAAATAGAAAacttctagggaattaaacatagtataCAAAAAATCAGTGCAAAGGGCTGTATTAATGCGGGgggggggtacattatgtgacggtgtgagatcctcggcgagggtgtGTGCTTAGgctacatgtgtgtgtgtggggggggggggttacaaaAAAGACtctgtaaaaacagagtataaaagtcgattttatagagcattttaaatcaaatttctgcgAAGAACTATGATCAAAACTTACGAAAACTAAACTTATGAAAACTAGGCCTATTGAATTCATTTTACTATTTATAGTATAACTAGCAGAGCGAGCGAGCtcctttcactttgccattcgtctgaaatgtattcattaaaagcttaaacgtgatcgcattgcTCGAGCAAAGAAAATTATTCTTATATTGCTAGAAAGTATAGAAGGAAAGGAGTATAAATGAAAGGTTTGGTAAAGGTATGTATCAGGGAGCACAATGGAGGACGCGAGGCTAACactatctatacactaaatttgcTCATAAGTAAATCAGTTAGTGTATAGATTTATATAATACTAATAGCGTATATTATTAGTGTATTATTTCAAATTGacaagacacatttttttttagacaagaaattattgttcattttggtctttaaataattatttgttacaggggcagggggggggggggggttaaaaacTCGTTTTGCGCCCGTCGTTTCCTGCGCCCTATAGGCCCTATAGGGCCTATTAGGCTCCGTAAGCTACAGAGACAGAGACATTTCAAACTTAATATTGGTACAGTCC comes from Diadema setosum chromosome 17, eeDiaSeto1, whole genome shotgun sequence and encodes:
- the LOC140240464 gene encoding uncharacterized protein is translated as MMQFAWFRLFVIHLLLSSSSFGKGNNDTKDADVPQPIPSHRESQPRDARVRRRDYIGRAVDRNINSVNGDYSNSLIGQYRTENLADGKPRGQFLNADSYGGGNQLRVLSAGSRRTINLDLGRIGNPRISDADLNHFDDNNLENELNALATGFEARHDFGAPVIGRTNDLGNYHYHGLGFDDHGSNQLFRGLETVERARVDPGPFWMEWGHCNVSCGVGKQSRWRQCRGQMSQVRGLCNRVTGREEEWRRCLGMDCDQQTVKELTGGCQDQFITTLLLGMLVGIGVALGVSLMCACLYGCRKPDGSICPSFTCGCGECCSDRPTGTCCYGCDGANSCCCCQPCCQDSYSPYDMRYLHTQYPYHPSYRYGEPGRYKRPPEPLPRSSPKKRNDKEPEYIEIDLPVSRSPRKTPQKQKDKRVAKRDPEPIYNSLDEETDDQVENEYMEVLADGGVDDDTYLTPSPQAVGKKGALSRDYEFLGRPPPRPR